The Seriola aureovittata isolate HTS-2021-v1 ecotype China chromosome 7, ASM2101889v1, whole genome shotgun sequence genome includes the window AAAATGAGCTTATTAATGTCCTCAGTATCATTTCTGTTTGCCTCGTcaaattcatttcttttcctctgcgtCCATTTAATTgaacccatttaaaaaaaacacacacacacacataattagCATTTAAATCTCTTTCCTACAGTCTCTTGCCCTCCCTAcatcgctctctctcccctctcttacTCTAGCAGACTCGACATGTCTCAGTCGCTAAGGCAACCGatgctttttttctcacttgcTCTCTGtatctccccctttctctctgtctccctctctcattccctctctccaCTGCCAGAGGTAGGCATGATAACTGATATGTGTCggagtgcgtgtgtgtctgtgtctgtctcccgGCGTCTCTTGTGTGTCTCTAAGTGACATTTCTGTGGCATTTAGGCAGTAGTTGAAGATAGGAAGTTACCTCTCTCTGCTCAAAGTGCCGTATAGAGTATTGGCTCCGTGCATGATGCCGCTAATGATGATTAATGTGCtgtgctcaggtgtgtgcactgtaagtgtgtgtgagatagcAGAACAGACAATGAGTGTGCACTTCTGGGTGTTTTTGCATGCAGATGCGGATTGTATAAACATGTGGTGCATAATTGAGCGTTAAATTTAAAAGCCCATGGGAGCCtgtgtaggtttttttttgtttgaaaaaggTGACAGAGTTGGCTTTCTGCCAATACTATTGCAGgtctctgtgtttacatgctttttatctgagaaaatgaaaaaagaaaaaaactggaccctccccctttctctcgctctctctatccctctcttgCCCCTCTGTCTTATCTTACAGAGAGAGATGATCGGAGGAGCGGAGTCTCAGTGAACAGAGCGAAGCGATGGAGAGATGGTAAGATGGATAGTTTCTGAGGTGAAGGAGAGATGTATGGGGTGCagatgcataaaatgtcagtctGAGTGATGGCTGGAACGGGGCTAAATGTCCGAGCTGTTGAGGTCGTGCAGAGCGCCTGTGGACAGTAAATTTTCTCAGATAACTTCTCTGTCACTCCACCACctctcattctttctcctccacctctcctccagctccatctcTCCTGTCGCACGACCGACTGCCctcgtctccctcctcctggtTGCTCTGGTGACACAGCCCTCCACCTGTAATCGTGACGACACCGAGGGCGAGGAGCAGGTGGATGCCCTGTCAGTCCAGCTGTCCGTCACCGCCCAGGTCACACCCACCCCTCTGTGGGCGGTGGTCTGGGGTCCCACGCAGCCGCTGGAGGATGAGACTTACCACTTCCTCTCCAGCCAGGAAACTGACCCCCTTCACCAGCATGGGAACCAGCAGGAGGCCAGCACCGCCACATCC containing:
- the pianp gene encoding PILR alpha-associated neural protein isoform X2, with translation MERCSISPVARPTALVSLLLVALVTQPSTCNRDDTEGEEQVDALSVQLSVTAQVTPTPLWAVVWGPTQPLEDETYHFLSSQETDPLHQHGNQQEASTATSEDWPYPDASMQPREETPLESKEQEGVEDGGTEAEETEPEEVTIAAVPSIRPRFPVAWHPLSPSRSLVPSLRRTVGRRCTAPPPPSPTGRGSQL